A single window of Vigna radiata var. radiata cultivar VC1973A chromosome 4, Vradiata_ver6, whole genome shotgun sequence DNA harbors:
- the LOC106758665 gene encoding myb-related protein 306 — protein sequence MGRPPCCDKEGVKKGPWTPEEDIILVSYIQEHGPGNWRTVPTKTGLSRCSKSCRLRWTNYLRPGIKRGNFTEQEEKMIIHLQDLLGNRWAAIASYLPQRTDNDIKNYWNTHLRKKLKKLQTGCEGSLGDSFSGSRQIPRGQWERRLQTDIQMAKRALSEALSPEKPSCLSGSNSNPSESSSSFSSTKPSQSLCYASSAENIARMLKGWMKNPPKSSRTNSSVTQNSFNNLVAAGADTASSGAKGPNSVELSQNFESLFEFHQSFDSSNSDELSQSFSPEENKPDIGAEIMPFSLLEKWLLDEAACQEKVGCADAKFF from the exons ATGGGAAGACCACCTTGTTGTGACAAAGAAGGAGTCAAGAAAGGGCCTTGGACTCCTGAAGAAGACATCATTTTGGTGTCTTATATACAGGAGCATGGTCCTGGCAATTGGAGGACAGTTCCTACCAAGACAG GGTTGTCAAGATGCAGTAAGAGTTGTAGACTTAGATGGACAAATTACCTGCGCCCAGGAATCAAACGTGGTAACTTCACAGAACAGGAGGAGAAGATGATTATCCACCTTCAAGATCTTTTAGGGAACAG ATGGGCTGCAATAGCTTCATACCTTCCACAGAGAACGGATAATGACATAAAGAACTATTGGAACACCCATTTaagaaagaagttgaaaaagttGCAAACAGGTTGTGAAGGTAGCTTGGGAGATTCGTTTTCAGGATCAAGGCAAATTCCTAGGGGCCAGTGGGAAAGAAGGCTCCAAACTGATATCCAAATGGCAAAGAGAGCTCTCAGTGAAGCTCTTTCCCCAGAGAAGCCATCTTGTTTATCTGGATCAAACTCAAACCCTTCAGAGAGTAGCAGTTCCTTCTCTTCCACCAAACCATCTCAATCATTGTGCTATGCTTCCAGTGCTGAGAACATAGCTCGTATGTTGAAGGGTTGGATGAAAAACCCTCCAAAGTCCTCAAGAACTAACTCATCTGTTACTCAGAACTCCTTCAACAACTTAGTCGCAGCTGGTGCTGATACTGCTTCTAGTGGAGCAAAGGGACCCAACAGTGTTGAATTGTCTCAGAATTTTGAATCCCTGTTTGAGTTTCATCAGTCTTTTGATTCCTCAAACTCTGATGAATTGTCTCAGTCGTTTTCTCCCGAAGAAAATAAGCCTGATATTGGTGCAGAAATAATGCCCTTCTCTTTGCTTGAGAAATGGCTTCTTGATGAGGCTGCTTGCCAAGAGAAAGTTGGTTGTGCTGATGCCAAGTTTTTCTAA